CTCGCTATCCTCTGAAGTATTTGATTCAGCCGAGTTCAGGCTTTCAGCTCATCCAGCCCAGGTTTTTCCATATCCAAGGTTAGAGGATGATGTCTTTAAGGATGTTTCCTTCGCACTTGAGGGAAATCCTAAAGCCGTGGCAATTTTTGAGCCTTTAATAAAACGCATCGGTGGAAAAACCTTCCCTTTGTGTAGGGAAAACAAACCTTTGTACCACACGTCCTGTGTTATGGCTTCAAATCTCTTGATAGGTCTGCTTAAATGCGCAGAAGGATTGGGGCTTCGAGCAGGTCTGGAGGAAAAACAATCCAGGGAGATTGTGTTGCGATTCGCATTTGAAACCATTACTACTGCATCAGAACAGACCTCTTTCGATAAAGCATTATCCGGACCTTTACTAAGAGGAGATATTGAAACCATCAAGATGAATCTTGCTTCCATTAAGGGTTCTGACGAGGAAATTATTTACAAGTTATTATCTAAGATATTAATCGATGTCGCAAAAGAGAAAGGCCTTCCCATCGAGAAAGCCTTTGAAGTTCGAAAAATCCTTGATTCTTAATCTATTCTGATACTATAACAAACTCAATCCTGCGGTTTTCTTCCTGACCTTTACGGGTCCTATTGTCACCTATAGGCCTCGTTTCTCCATACCCCCGGGACATTAAACGTGTTGAATCAATGCCTTGATTGATAAGCCAATCTCGAACTGCATCCGCACGCTTCTGTGAAATCTCAAGGTTCGTCTGTTCATCCCCTATGCTGTCAGTATGTCCTTGAATCTCAATACGGACATCCGGGTATTCCTTCAAAAAAACCGCTACTTCTTCCAAAGCAGGGTAACTATCTTCCAATATCTCTGCACTACCAGGTCTGAAGAAGATATTTTGAAACTCAGGCAATTCCCGAGGTTTTGGAAGACCTAAACCGACATTGAGTTCTCTAACATCTCCATCCTGAAGAGTAAGCCCAACATTTTCAGATGCATAACCTTCTTTAGAAAATGTTAACGAGTAGCTACCTGGCGGAAGAGTTACTTTGAAAATTCCCAAAACGTCCGTTCTGACCTCAGGGATTGAGGAATCACCGAATGAAACAAGCACACCCTCAATTGCTTCGGCAGATTTATTGTCTCTGACAATTCCCGATAATTGAGCCCGTGGCTCCTTTATTTTAACGAGGGCGAAATCAAGGAGTTTAGCTTCCTTGTCTTGGAGAATAATTCCCTGTTCAATCCATTTGTATCCTTCGGCCTCGGCGCGCACTCTATATGCCCCGGGGGAGAGTCCCAGCGTGAATATTCCCGTCAGTGAATCGGCATAGACGGTTTGAATCTCGCTGCCAGGAAAGCTTATCTTTGCGGAAAGACCCTCTCCTGTCTCCTCGCTTATGACTTTTCCTGCAAGAGTCGCCATGGGAGGTTTTGGCGGTTTCATCAAATCGAATCCGACTGAAACGCCTATTTCAATCTTCCACGGTGGAACAGAGTTGCCAATACCTATCGGCGCCGACAGGTCGAACGTCACTCCGCCTGCAGGAGCTGTTTTCATTCGTATTAAAGGCACTAAGGTCATGTTGGAAATCGAAAAAAATGAATCCATCGAAGCGCGATTCGACACCTCGCATCCAAAAGAAAGGAATTTAAGAGGGGATACCTCTATGGATATTCCGTAAGGTAGAGTGGAACCTGAACCAAGAGAATCGAAGGATATACCGTAGCCTGCATTGATATTGAAATTTACCGGTTCAATACCCAGACCGAATATCAATCTGCCGTCAAAAGCGGAAGTAGTAGGTGGTTGTGTTGTCGAATCACCGTTCCAGAAGCTTGATGTGGAAAAATCACCTAGCGCAAGCAGTCCTGGTGAGATAAAAAAACGTTTATTTGCGCCCAGATAGAAAGGGTATCCAATCTTTAATGCCGGGGATATCTTAATCGGACCAATGAGGTAATTATTGTCGTCAGTTCGGTAACCATCTCCGTGGACTGCGGCAGAAAACTCCAAGAAAGAAAGAGGAGCAAAACCTATAGACGAATAAACGTGTCCGTAAACATCATTCGAATATCCGCCGCCTAGATGAAGAACTGATATTGAAAGTAATCCCTGTTTCTGAGGGTAAGAATAGAAAACATCCAGAAAGCCATTCTGTGCCCATCGATTCGGGCTGGCAAAACCGCTAGTGACGCTTAAGGCAAAGCTTAAGATTGCCCATAAACTCAAACTTGTTTTTTTCATCACGTACCTCCTCGCCGAAGGTTTTTATAGCCCCAACGGGAGTCGAACCCGTGTCTTCACCTTGAAAGAGTGATGTCCTTACCACTAGACGATAGGGCCTAGATTTTTTTATTCCCCTCCGAAGTAATTCAATGCGCTTCTGAAATCCTTTATCTCCGGTTTTGTAAACAAGTCCTTGCTTAAATCATCCAGTAGATCGTTGTGCTCATTTTCAAGAGCCTGCTGGATTAGCTCTGCCTCATCATTGGGACTGCGTTCAAGACAGCGGAAGTACCCGTAGCCTATATCGCATTTAACGGGCCCGGTCATTTGACCTGGTTCAAGAGCATAACACGCGCCTGCCATTCTTGGACCATATCTTGTTTCCGCTTCAAAGTAAGAACTGAACTTCAAAGTATCAATGCTTACATGCGGAACCCCGATGAAAGAAGAAAAAGGCTTACCGCTTGCAACGGATTGTCTTAATTTGTACGCGTACACTTTTTGAGCCTCTTTTGCTTTTTCCCTGATAACTACCTTCTTGATGAAATCGCGATTACTATCAAGAGGAATAAGGACTTTTTCCGTGATATCTACTGTTGCAAAGAGATAGTATATGCCGTTCGTCTCTGGGAAAGGCTCGCTTATGTCGCCCTTTCTGGATGACAGAGCATACGTTTTGACAGCCTCGTTATAAGGAAAGTATGGGACAAAGACATCTCTATCCTCAAGAACATAAGGACCCTGACGAGATACAAGCTGGTATTGAGCTATCAAGGAATCCAAGTTCTTAGCTTTCCTCGCGGTTTTCCTAAAATCTTCTATCTTTTCCATCACATTTCTGCGGGTTGAATCGCCCGCTTCTATCGCAAGGAAAATCTCCCTGTATTTGAGCGTATCCTTGGATTTCTCGATAAATTTAGGTATATGCCATGCTCCTCTGTCGTAATATAACGATCCGATTTGACCAGCCGAGAGTTTACTGAGCTCCTCGAATTCCGCGGCATCCAGGGTTGAAACAGGGCGCTCAACAAAAATAGAAGAATCTCCAGTGAAATCAATCGCGACCTGCTCGAAATCTGCGCCAGCTCTGATAGCAGCTTCCGCATCTTCGGCTCTTAGTTTAATATTCATACTGTCATCTGGTGAAGGCAATACCGGAAACATCAAGGTTCTTAGAATCCACCATTTGTCTCGTTCAAAACTCTTGATGTTTTCCTTATAATATGTCTGTATCTGTTCTTCCGTTACCGTAGAATCAACCGGCGGCAGTTCGTAAACGAATAATGCCTCAAGAACCATCTTAGTTCCGGCCTTGGATTGGGCGTCTACAACTTGAGCTACGGTCAACCTGAAACCATTCATTACATCGTTGCGAACTATTTCTTCCTGACGGTTTCTCGCAAGCAATGATTTATGGTATTCAAAAGCCTGCCTATATTGCTGGGGCAAATTAGGTGCGCTAAGCACCTGCCAGTAACGTTCGTAATTGAACTGGCCGTTGACATAAAATGATGTGTCGTTTGATATCCACTGAGGCGGAACGACCTTCAAAATCTCGGAAGCTTCATCGTCGCCTACAACAACTTTTTCCTTTTTAAGTATCTCGGTCCATCTTGCTTTTTTTACAACTTCTTCCCAGGCCTGGCTGTATAACTTTGCCCTTTCTTGTTTCGTCAGCTGATTAAGATTGACATCCAAACCGGATGCATTAATTAGCTCGTAAATTGCATTCTGATAATCAACGACTTTTATTTTTTCCTTACCCACAACGGCTAAAGTACTGTCAGATCCCTTCCTCCTCGAAATGCTAGCGCTGCGGCCAGTAATATCCATACCCCAAACGAAAATAATAGACGCTACAAATGCCAATAGGACGACAAACATAATGATCGTTGCTCTCTTACGAAGGTTAATTATCATTCGTTATTCCTCCAAATTCAACAGTGTACATGTTGTGAATTCTATCAGAATCCCTGAGAAAGTCAACTATCTGCCGTATGAAAGCCGCCTGCCTAAAGATTCCGGTAATCCTGCATTAATGATCTTGGATTGCGCAGAAGCTATATCGTACTCCACTCTAATAAGACGAACGCTCTTTTCTTTTGTATTTACTCTCAAGTAACAAGCTCGAGGATTCCCATCTCTTGGCTGCCCCACACTTCCAGCATTTATTAACAATGAAGTATTACCATCCCAGAAAGCTTCTTTCGATTCGACAAGATCAGTCTTTCCATCTTCTTTGCTGTATTTGACAATAAACGGCTGGTGCGAATGTCCAATAATCCCAAGCGATGATGATAGACTTGCCCATTGACCGGCAGCCTGAGATAGGGTTAAAATATATTCCCAACCATCAGGCTTCTTAAAATTCGCATGCGATATACATAATTCGTTCGATTTTAGAATTAAAGGCAAAGAATCCAAATATATCCTTGAAGCGCTTTTTATTTTATTTTTTGTCCAGAGTATCGCCGATTGTGCATCACCGTTAAAATATTCAATGGATGTACGTTCAAGAACCCCCCAATCATGGTTACCTGCGACGGCATCCGCTCTTAATTCTCTTATTATCGTTATGCATTCATCTGGTTCAGCTCCATAACCTACTATGTCGCCGCAAATATAATATTTTTCAGCACCCCATTTTTTTGCGTCTTCTATCACTTTTCTAAGTGCGTCAGCGTTTGAATGGAGATCTGATAAAACGGCTATCTTCATCTGCTCAGATTGTGACTTCGCGCTTATACAAAGAGTCGAGAACGCCGTTAACAAATCGTGCCGAGCCATCCGTTCCATAGAATCTAGCCAGTTCTACCGCTTCATCTATCGAAACCTTTGGGGGAATCTCAGAAATAAAAAGGATTTCGCACGCTGCAATTCTCAGTATTGCTCTATCCACATATGATAGCCTGTCAAAGCGCCAATCCGTTAAAGATCTACTCAATGCTGAATCAATAGCAGTCATGTTGTTGCAAATCATTGAAACAAGCGACTTAAGATATTGAACCGCCTTTCCTCTTAATTTGCGTCGATTTACAACCTCTTGTGTAATAATAGAAAATTCCTCATTCATTAAATCAGTTCTGTAAAGTATTTCTACAGCGGCTATCCGGGCTCTGGTTCTTGCCCCCTTCTTGGTTTCTATTTTCACCTAAACCTTTAAGGAATAAATTGAACTTTTTTAGGCGCCACGGGCAAGGTTGGCCATCTCGATTGCCGCAAGAGCGGCATCCCAGCCTCTGTTGCCTTGTTTTACACCAGCTCTTTCTATTGCCTGCTCGGTTGAATCCGCAGTGACAATTCCATATATCACGGGTATTTCAAGTTCCAGACCCAAAACGGATATACCTTTTGCCGCTTGCGAGGCCACGAACTCGAAATGCGGCGTTTCTCCGCGGATTACCGCTCCGAGACATACCACTGCATCTATCGTTTTTTCCTTTGCCATAATTTTTGCAGTGTGCGGTATCTCAAAGGTTCCTGGAACATAGCGAATTTGTACAGTTTCGGCTTTGTGCCTTGATAGACAATCCAATGCACCTTCAAGGAGTATTTTAGTTATACGCTCGTTAAACCTCGAGACTACTATACCGAAGTTTAAACCCTTAGCATCAAGACTGCCTTTTTGTTCTATAACCTTCATTCGGATTCCTCCTCTTTGTTTGAAAAATCCAAAATATGCCCCATTTTATCTCTCTTTACTTCTAGGTAAAATCGATTGTGTTCATGGGGCTTTATCTGAACAGGAACACGTTCTACTACTTTCAATCCATATCCTTCAAGACCAATTCTCTTTGCAGGGTTGTTCGTCATAAGACGTATGCTAGTAAGGCCAAGGTCGGCAAGTATCTGAGCTCCTATTCCGTAATCACGCGAATCCGACGGAAAGCCTATCGCTAGATTTGCCTCAACCGTATCAAGACCTTGATCCTGTAATCTGTAGCATACGAGTTTATTTAGAAGTCCTATCCCCCTACCCTCCTGACGCATGTACACAAGCACGCCTAGTCCCTCTGATTCTATTCGTTTCATCGCCTCATGCAACTGTTCTCCGCAATCACACCTGCCTGATCCGAAGACGTCGCCGGTCAAGCACTGAGAGTGAACACGAACAAGAACATTTTCCTTTCCTTCAACTTCGCCTTTTACAAGCGCTATGTGATGTTCGCCTTCTATCACCGTTTCG
This DNA window, taken from bacterium, encodes the following:
- the nusB gene encoding transcription antitermination factor NusB translates to MKIETKKGARTRARIAAVEILYRTDLMNEEFSIITQEVVNRRKLRGKAVQYLKSLVSMICNNMTAIDSALSRSLTDWRFDRLSYVDRAILRIAACEILFISEIPPKVSIDEAVELARFYGTDGSARFVNGVLDSLYKREVTI
- a CDS encoding 6,7-dimethyl-8-ribityllumazine synthase encodes the protein MKVIEQKGSLDAKGLNFGIVVSRFNERITKILLEGALDCLSRHKAETVQIRYVPGTFEIPHTAKIMAKEKTIDAVVCLGAVIRGETPHFEFVASQAAKGISVLGLELEIPVIYGIVTADSTEQAIERAGVKQGNRGWDAALAAIEMANLARGA
- a CDS encoding OmpA family protein, translated to MKKTSLSLWAILSFALSVTSGFASPNRWAQNGFLDVFYSYPQKQGLLSISVLHLGGGYSNDVYGHVYSSIGFAPLSFLEFSAAVHGDGYRTDDNNYLIGPIKISPALKIGYPFYLGANKRFFISPGLLALGDFSTSSFWNGDSTTQPPTTSAFDGRLIFGLGIEPVNFNINAGYGISFDSLGSGSTLPYGISIEVSPLKFLSFGCEVSNRASMDSFFSISNMTLVPLIRMKTAPAGGVTFDLSAPIGIGNSVPPWKIEIGVSVGFDLMKPPKPPMATLAGKVISEETGEGLSAKISFPGSEIQTVYADSLTGIFTLGLSPGAYRVRAEAEGYKWIEQGIILQDKEAKLLDFALVKIKEPRAQLSGIVRDNKSAEAIEGVLVSFGDSSIPEVRTDVLGIFKVTLPPGSYSLTFSKEGYASENVGLTLQDGDVRELNVGLGLPKPRELPEFQNIFFRPGSAEILEDSYPALEEVAVFLKEYPDVRIEIQGHTDSIGDEQTNLEISQKRADAVRDWLINQGIDSTRLMSRGYGETRPIGDNRTRKGQEENRRIEFVIVSE
- a CDS encoding metallophosphoesterase family protein, producing MKIAVLSDLHSNADALRKVIEDAKKWGAEKYYICGDIVGYGAEPDECITIIRELRADAVAGNHDWGVLERTSIEYFNGDAQSAILWTKNKIKSASRIYLDSLPLILKSNELCISHANFKKPDGWEYILTLSQAAGQWASLSSSLGIIGHSHQPFIVKYSKEDGKTDLVESKEAFWDGNTSLLINAGSVGQPRDGNPRACYLRVNTKEKSVRLIRVEYDIASAQSKIINAGLPESLGRRLSYGR
- a CDS encoding DUF2520 domain-containing protein, which gives rise to SLSSEVFDSAEFRLSAHPAQVFPYPRLEDDVFKDVSFALEGNPKAVAIFEPLIKRIGGKTFPLCRENKPLYHTSCVMASNLLIGLLKCAEGLGLRAGLEEKQSREIVLRFAFETITTASEQTSFDKALSGPLLRGDIETIKMNLASIKGSDEEIIYKLLSKILIDVAKEKGLPIEKAFEVRKILDS